From Vanrija pseudolonga chromosome 1, complete sequence, a single genomic window includes:
- the CHK1_1 gene encoding Histidine protein kinase 1, which yields MLPSADDYKAHGLYNVELDPDTGLCDPPTGAWLSGFARLVPTPAYPLIEDKDKDHDKHSTTAGDKHSSVGSLAVAVSPYPPCSAEMATVHSASMSSIDDSSSAGPSKKSAFRRTSISAQAGSRVRFHFCPHGDSQSAAYFRRTCQVKALDTVSDIGERPWAAMSVDNSQADDDVPIPESSPPLSETATTTTYRRYQVHLRFLAWWEDDLGLWVILQAEEVHTLEMLSGAWGDVVGHSWPQPYETRVNGGSVGGGSGSSAPDIDTPRATVTTNPLAFVPLDHPVGYGGSVGGSVTNGGGAPFESPKLGPICWADACDLLYQCVACLQALHDRHISLNWCHPKCFAVINGRVVVNRFWHITAMPGFSLPHYLSPALAASTLFTREPLDHSSSNLTEEFVFRHLRYLAPEAAISRRVSHSNDIYGWGVLAYELLTGDTIDGGPDTPDLHEVDLLADVHRHVTNEVTPPAEYLERMVGMGGRDTALDMPPKQLSDIIMRALAKDPEDRYHRLDGLAYDLRKLSQIVRANGDLSKFTVGEVDRMSRFSLPRTTIERQPHRDALDAAFDVLQQDSSQSSIVCVWGQSGTGKTRLVEDWASVLEEANRGRKCLVGRARPDEHVKKPLASFVQIFQSLLDRVLTDPREDAKEWLRKMKAALGSQWMFFAGLLSQDARRLIGDDTQARARSIDWENFLVAFRSWSRRLLQLFATRERPLILVIDDSQWLAADEVEIWRHIIDGSQPLNHVLVISLLRTNEPPAPSNLLSISSTTIEVKRLSEDGVAQFIGTCLNGRVSTSSEAIVSFLYGETGGSPLFLRTLMTTLVKEGVVAFDYDSLQWRFDLVSLQSHLSDTGFDAYLEGVMRRLPADVQQLLILLSRLPSAGFPLRLLAMALDKTPAETDNIAQLAVSAGALTVRNGTVRFTHDRQKMAAYRLIPLAEAGTMHQRLFKFLSLPDLLGDYVFDAVEHALTARDLGTAVAETHVILRLLLDAAQRAASSASFTSAKHYVDHATRIVEETGGIDGWINSHRTMYFRYVRLETEISSVFHEHAVAFDLLEQIKPYCETSLEKISTATLLVRQLIAANKHHVAVERLLETLDEFGYNPENPTSVKLWRPMTAADVEQLSDELVDEPDGEETELTLIMSLIAYAGPTIYITLPERRHNLFILGLSVIKAHGKIHEGSGYILSVHSITNHDAPVQYALMILSKRVARLRPNRFLTSAALIANASQSHRFMPLAQVGEAMEQAFESSFTLGDYEIACYVGALDLAARLFDVTPVAWDIVSRRYELVKAYSTLSHRGLVNIPLQYGECLSRINKFGQPWDLEGSFFGVSELEAISGLALHQGVFHTFTLRLKLMYNAPEAEIRASFKLLEQTVESMEGLIFGHEGLFLLAVAEIRLDLPDHWVSKVTEFFNRYAQYTEDVQDRISFLKALPLLKAETMHQVLEPFEATVQAFDARGNNMLSGWLNYWMSDEIVRRFQSPKLAEGFIRASFEAYHKHEAWGLCQMIQDRWPSNTPDMTLPRRGPAEAFSTDNIMPPLHRPSLSGVSEAHQSSKPTEDTRASETVMSNDNLDTLTLMRSSLALAQEKDSLVLLGTLLRILCQFARCDYAAIGLCDEEDRSILRLKAAGPFQRIVAYDLDISDDASQAVCPATIMLHVARTGIPITKPAKVSRLRSDPFYNERQPRALLCLPIINQGVQSGVILLLSMTSASAALQSEQAREVVSTLATFAYIIHLHHAFARRLKAEVTQRTRELTAALQAKTHFLSQCSHELRSPLAAIMGLTSVLEASPGLSTIQREHLQTILASGQDLLSLISNILDHSKLESNSVLLEHIAFNVRDVVESALDTIAPVAQSKTVELTPLSMFKNDPPGLIGDPFRVKQVLLNLLSNAVKFTPPGGKNRKTARVTVERSWAPLDKARIKIRLTITDTGVGIPPSKLHKLFKSFSQVDESITRSYGGSGLGLVISRDLARLLGGDCTVESEFGKGSTFTFTFIAMRDPAWKPMPLRKFPTEQRCWILSAKDMVWGVLLEEDLKEFNCDPTRFTDDVQLALQKGTANGLNSGQFYDLLLLDTTVLDRDILAQMHKLQPNAQVRLAVTIYDGMVATVATSFFYVSRATQISSDMEKLQIPRDHILARPLKFKSIYETILPAPADGRTKAAKLTRKKFNKNLGKEKPLEVLVVDDSATNIAVCCRILELWGYNNVDSAADGLQAVEAAERKRYDLILLDLQMPVLDGFGALQRIQTSPLAGEPCCVSLSANVDKATQSRCIDAGFFGVLTKPVDIPRLGEILAQVYEVRRGSQATSASITRIGTPAEQQLLSATPQPTP from the exons aTGCTGCCCTCAGCAGACGACTACAAGGCCCACGGCCTGTACAACGTCGAGCTGGACCCAGACACGGGGCTGTGCGACCCGCCGACGGGCGCCTGGCTGTCGGGCTTTGCACGCCTCGTCCCCACCCCGGCTTACCCGCTCATCGAagacaaggacaaggaccaCGACAAGCACTCGACGACAGCAGGCGACAAGCACTCGAgcgtcggctcgctcgccgtcgccgtcagcCCGTACCCGCCCTGCTCGGCAGAAATGGCCACGGTCCACTCTgcgtccatgtcgtcgattgacgactcgagctcggctggTCCAAGTAAGAAGTCGGCGTTTCGGAGGACATCAATCTCGGCCCAGGCGGGGTCGCGTGTCCGCTTCCA CTTTTGCCCCCATGGAGACTCGCAAT CCGCAGCATACTTTCGCCGCACATGCCaggtcaaggcgctcgatACCGTCAGCGATATTGGCGAGCGGCCATGGGCGGCCATGAGCGTCGACAACagccaggccgacgacgacgtgccaATACCAgagtcgtcgccgcccctctccgagacggcgacgacgacgacataCCGCCGCTACCAGGTCCACCTGCGCTTCCTCGCCTGGTGGGAGGACGACCTGGGCCTCTGGGTCATTCTCCAAGCGGAGGAAGTGCACACCCTCGAGATGCTGAGCGGCGCGTGGGGCGACGTCGTTGGTCACTCTTGGCCGCAGCCTTACGAGACAAGGGTgaacggcggcagcgtcggcggcggcagcggctctTCGGCGCCGGATAtcgacacgccgcgcgcgacagTCACGACAAACCCATTGGCGTTCGTGCCTCTCGACCACCCCGTCGGCTATGggggcagcgtcggcggctcTGTGACGaatggaggaggagcaccgTTCGAGTCGCCCAAACTTGGGCCAATCTGCTGGGCAGACGCCTGTGACCTCCTTTATCAATGTGTTGCGTGCCTCCAGGCGCTGCACGACCGGCACATCTCGCTCAACTGGTGCCATCCAAAGTGTTTCGCCGTCATCAACGGCCGCGTGGTCGTCAACCGCTTCTGGCACATTACAGCCATGCCGGGCTTCTCGCTGCCGCACTATCTTtcgccggcgctggcagCGTCGACGCTGTTCAcgcgcgagccgctcgaccACAGCTCGTCCAACCTGACCGAAGAGTTTGTCTTCCGCCACCTCCGCTACCTCGCCCCCGAGGCCGCCATCTCCAGGCGCGTGTCCCACAGCAACGACATTTACGGCTGGGGCGTGCTGGCCTACGAGCTGCTGACGGGAGATACGATTGACGGCGGGCCTGATACGCCTGATCTCCATGAGGTCGAtctgctcgccgacgtgcaCAGACACGTCACGAACGAGGTCACCCCGCCCGCAGAGTACCTCGAGCGCATGGTCGGCATGGGCGGCCGCGACACGGCGCTTGATATGCCGCCAAAGCAGCTGTCCGACATCATTATGCGCGCATTGGCAAAGGACCCAGAGGACCGGTATCACCGCCTCGACGGGCTCGCGTACGATCTGCGCAAGTTGTCCCAAATCGTCCGCGCGAACGGCGACCTGTCAAAGTTTaccgtcggcgaggtagaCAGAATGTCGCGCTTCAGCCTGCCCCGGACCACGATTGAGCGTCAGCCgcaccgcgacgcgctggacGCGGCATTCGACGTCCTCCAGCAAGACTCGTCGCAGAGCAGCATTGTGTGCGTATGGGGACAAAGCGGTACCGGCAAgacgcgcctcgtcgaggactgggccagcgtgctcgaggaggccaaccGCGGCCGCAAGTgtctcgtcggccgcgcgagACCAGACGAGCACGTGAAGAAGCCGCTCGCGAGCTTTGTCCAGATCTTCCAGTCCCTCCTCGACAGAGTGCTCACAGACCCGCGCGAGGACGCAAAGGAGTGGCTGCGCAAGATGAAGGCGGCGCTTGGGTCCCAGTGGATGTTCTTTGCCGGGCTCTTGTCGCAGGATGCGCGCCGGCTGATTGGCGACGATACCCAAGCAAGGGCACGGAGCATAGAC TGGGAAAACTTCCTCGTCGCGTTTCGGTCTTGGTCCCGGAGACTGCTCCAGCTCTTCGCCACCCGAGAGCGGcccctcatcctcgtcatcgacgACTCACAGTGGCTcgcggcggacgaggtggagat CTGGCGCCACATCATCGACGGATCCCAGCCTCTCAACCACGTCCTCGTAATCTCACTATTGCGCACGAATgaaccccccgccccctcaaACCTCCTCTCCATCAGCTCAACCACCATCGAGGTCAAGAGACTATCCGAAGACGGCGTGGCCCAGTTCATCGGCACATGTCTCAACGGCCGCGTCTCGACCTCAAGCGAGGCCATTGTCAGCTTCCTGTACGGCGAAACGGGTGGCAGCCCGCTCTTCCTCCGCACCCTCATGACTACGCTCGTAAAGGAGGGCGTGGTGGCGTTCGACTATGACAGCCTGCAGTGGCGTTTTGACCTTGTCTCCCTGCAGTCACACCTCTCGGATACTGGCTTCGACGCCTACCTCGAGGGTGTAATGCGGCGACTGCCAGCCGATGTACAGCAGCTCCTCATT TTGCTCTCTCGCCTCCCCTCTGCTGGCTTCCCACTCCGCCTGCTTGCTATGGCTCTGGACAAGACACCAGCAGAGACCGACAACattgcccagctcgccgtgTCCGCCGGTGCACTCACAGTGCGCAACGGCACTGTAAGATTCACGCACGATAGACAGAAG ATGGCCGCGTACCGCCTCATCCCCCTGGCCGAGGCTGGTACGATGCACCAGCGCTTGTTCAAGTTCCTGTCGCTGcccgacctgctcggcgactaTGTCTTTGACGCTGTCGAGCACGCCTTGACCGCCAGAGATCTCGGGACGGCCGTCGCCGAAACGCACGTCATCCTGCGCttgctcctcgacgccgcgcagagAGCCGCTTCGTCGGCCAGCTTCACGTCGGCAAAGCACTACGTCGACCATGCCACACGCATCGTCGAGGAGACTGGCGGTATCGACGGGTGGATCAACTCGCACCGCACAATGTACTTTCGCTACGTGCGCCTGGAAACCGAGATTTCCAGCGTCTTTCACGAGCACGCTGTTGCGTTCGACCTG CTGGAACAAATCAAGCCCTATTGCGAGACGTCGTTGGAGAAGATCAGCACTGCGACGCTGCTGGTGAGGCAACTCATCGCTGCGAACAAGCATCATGTTGCGGTGGAACGCCTGCTTGAAACTCTCGACGAGTTCGGCTACAATCCCGAGAACCCTACTTCTGTCAAGCTGTGGAGGCCGATGACGGCAGCAGATGTTGAACAGCTcagcgacgagcttgtcgacgaacctgacggcgaggagacTGAGCTCACGCTCATCATGTCGCTGATTGCGTACGCCGGTCCCACAATCTACATAACCTTGCCCGAGCGCAGGCACAACCTGTtcatcctcggcctgtcGGTCATCAAGGCACATGGAAAGATCCACGAGGGCTCAGGCTACATTCTGTCGGTGCACTCGATCACCAACCACGACGCCCCGGTCCAGTATGCGCTCATGATCTTGAGCAAGCGTGTCGCTCGCCTTCGCCCCAACAGATTCCTcaccagcgccgcgctcatCGCGAACGCGTCTCAGTCGCATCGCTTCATGCCCCTGGCCCAGGTCGGTGAAGCGATGGAGCAGGCGTTCGAGTCGTCATTCACGCTCGGCGACTACGAGATTGCCTGCTATGTTGGAgcactcgacctcgccgcgagGCTGTTTGACGTCACTCCTGTCGCCTGGGACATTGTGTCGAGACGATACGAACTCGTCAAGGCCTACTCGACCCTGTCGCACCGTGGCCTCGTCAACATCCCGCTGCAGTACGGCGAATGCTTGTCGCGCATCAACAAGTTTGGCCAGCCATGGGACCTCGAGGGGTCCTTCTTTGGTgtcagcgagctcgaggccatcagCGGCCTCGCACTTCACCAGGGCGTGTTCCACACCTTTACGTTGCGCCTCAAGCTCATGTACAACGCACCCGAGGCTGAAATCAGAGCCAGCTTCAAGTTGCTCGAACAGACGGTCGAGTCGATGGAGGGACTCATCTTTGGCCACGAAGGTCTGTTCCTCCTCGCGGTCGCCGAGATCCGCCTCGATCTCCCCGATCACTGGGTCTCCAAGGTGACAGAGTTCTTCAACCGCTACGCGCAATACACCGAGGATGTTCAAGATCGCATCTCGTTCCTCAAGGCCTTGCCGCTACTCAAGGCCGAGACGATGCACCAAGTGCTGGAGCCCTTCGAGGCGACTGTGCAGGCGTTCGACGCCCGCGGTAACAACATGCTCTCCGGGTGGCTCAACTATTGGATGTCGGACGAGATTGTACGTCGATTCCAATcgcccaagctcgccgaAGGGTTTATCCGTGCTTCCTTTGAAGCATACCACAAGCACGAGGCGTGGGGTCTGTGCCAGATGATCCAGGACAGGTGGCCCAGCAACACTCCCGACATGAccctgccgcgccgcgggccgGCCGAGGCGTTCTCCACCGACAACATCATGCCTCCGCTCCATAGACCGTCGCTCTCCGGGGTGAGCGAGGCACACCAGTCGTCCAAGCCGACAGAGGATACGAGAGCCTCGGAGACGGTCATGTCCAACGACAACCTGGACACGCTTAC TCTTATGCGCTCGtccctcgcccttgcgcaGGAGAAGGACAGTCTGGTGCTGCTCGGTACGCTGCTCCGAATCCTGTGCCAGTTTGCGCGCTGCGACTATGCTGCGATTGGCCTctgcgacgaggaggacaggTCCATCCTCCGACTCAAGGCTGCTGGTCCGTTCCAGCGAATCGTGGCGTACGACCTCGACatcagcgacgacgcctcaCAGGCTGTGTGTCCGGCTACCATTATGCTGCACGTTGCACGCACGGGTATT CCAATCACCAAACCCGCAAAGGTGTCACGTCTTAGAAGCGATCCGTTCTACAATGAACGCCAGCCACGCGCGCTGTTATGCCTGCCCATCATCAACCAGGGCGTGCAATCCGGTGTCATTCTCTTGCTGTCTATGACGTCGGCTAGTGCTGCACTCCAGTCGGAGCAGGCACGCGAGGTTGTCAGCACCCTGGCGACCTTTGCGTACATCATCCACCTGCACCACGCGTTCGCCCGCAGACTCAAGGCTGAAGTGACGCAGCGAACGAGAGAGCTGACAGCTGCACTGCAAGCCAAGACGCACTTCTTGTCGCAGTGCAGTCACGAGCTCCGCAGcccgctcgcggccatcATGGGCTTGACGTCTGTGCTCGAAGCCAGCCCGGGCTTGTCGACAATCCAGCGCGAGCACCTTCAGACGATCCTTGCTAGTGGCCAGGACCTCTTGTCGCTCATCAGCAACATTCTCGACCACTCCAAGCTCGAGTCCAACTCGGTTCTCCTCGAGCATATTGCGTTCAACGTCCGTGACGTtgtcgagtcggcgctggACACGATTGCGCCCGTCGCCCAGTCCAAGACGGTCGAGCTCACCCCGCTTAGCATGTTCAAGAATGATCCTCCGGGCCTCATCGGCGACCCCTTCAGAGTCAAGCAGGTACTCCTCAACTTGCTGTCCAATGCCGTCAAGTTTACACCCCCTGGTGGCAAGAACAGGAAGACTGCCCGTGTCACTGTGGAGCGGTCCTGGGCCCCACTCGACAAGGCCCGCATCAAGATCAGACTGACGATTACGGACACT GGCGTCGGCATCCCCCCATCCAAGTTGCACAAGCTATTCAAGAGCTTTTCGCAAGTTGACGAATCGATCACGAGGTCgtacggcggcagcggcttgGGCCTGGTCATCTCACGCGATCTCGCCAGGTTGTTGGGCGGCGACTGTACCGTCGAGTCCGAGTTTGGCAAGGGCTCCACCTTTACGTTCACCTTCATCGCCATGCGGGACCCCGCCTGGAAGCCGATGCCGCTGAGAAAATTCCCCACAGAGCAAAGGTGCTGGATCCTCTCGGCGAAAGATATGGTCTGgggcgtgctgctcgaggaaGACTTGAAGGAGTTCAACTGCGACCCAACGCGCTTTACCGACGATgtgcagctcgcgctgcagaAAGGCACGGCCAACGGACTCAATTCCGGCCAGTTTTACGACCTCCTGCTGCTTGACACGACGGTGCTCGATCGCGATATTCTGGCCCAGATGCACAAGCTCCAGCCGAATGCCCAGGTACGCCTCGCCGTGACGATCTATGACGGCATGGTCGCGACCGTCGCGACTTCC TTCTTCTATGTGTCCCGTGCGACTCAAATATCGTCTGACATGGAGAAGCTGCAGATTCCG CGCGACCACATCCTTGCCAGACCCCTCAAGTTTAAGTCGATCTACGAGACGATCCTGCCCGCGCCAGCTGACGGTCGTaccaaggccgccaagtTGACGCGCAAGAAGTTTAACAAGAACCTGGGCAAGGAAAAGCCACTCgaggtgctggtggtggacgacTCGGCGACCAACATTGCCGTCTGCTGCCGCATCCTCGAGCTGTGGGGCTACAACAATGTCGACtctgccgccgacggcctgCAGGCTGTTGAGGCTGCCGAGAGGAAGCGCTACGACCTGATCCTGCTGGATCTGCAAATGCCCGTGCTCGATGGCTTTGGGGCGCTTCAGCGAATCCAAACAAGTCCGCTGGCCGGCGAGCCCTGTTGCGTGTCATTGTCTGCGAATGTtgacaag GCCACCCAATCGCGTTGCATCGACGCTGGCTTTTTTGGCGTGCTCACCAAGCCTGTCGACATCCCGCGTCTGGGTGAGATCTTAGCTCAAGTCTACGAGGTCCGACGCGGGTCTCAGGCGACGTCGGCATCCATCACGCGTATCGGCACGCCTGCCGAACAGCAATTGCTGTCGGCCACGCCTCAGCCAACGCCATGA
- the Acot13_1 gene encoding Acyl-coenzyme A thioesterase 13 — translation MSLLAPGPIPAGMRPFTEEEAGRATYFFGSAPWGGPDFRDNIKPEYCDPEPPINAKGGVDYEGWRCVFSAVINEGMCNPLQNMHGGCSATIVDIMTSAAIAVHSTPTFWGIPMLSGVSVTLDMQYFHPGLLGKKIKIVCEIDRISPTLSNSHADIVEWDTGKRIASGTHVKAWRPAKL, via the exons ATGTCCCTCCTAGCCCCAGGCCCCATTCCGGCCGGCATGCGCCCCTTCACGGAGGAAGAGGCCGGCAGAGCGACCTACTTCttcggctcggcgccctgGGGCGGGCCAGACTTCCGCGACAACATCAAGCCAGAGTACTGCGACCCGGAGCCTCCGATCAACGCCAAGGGCGGGGTGGATTATGAGGGCTGGCGGTGTGTTTTCTCGGCTGTGATCAATGAGG GCATGTGCAACCCCCTGCAGAACATGCACGGCGGCTGCTCGGCCACCATTGTGGACATCATGACGTCCGCCGCGATCGCAGTGCACTCGACCCCGACGTTCTGGGGCATCCCGATGCTGTCAGGCGTGTCGGTCACGCTCGACATGCAGTACTTCCACCCGGGCTTGCT CGGGAAGAAGATCAAGATCGTGTGCGAGATCGACAGGATAAGCCCCACGCTGAGCAACTCGCACGCAGat ATCGTCGAGTGGGACACAGGCAAGCGTATCGCGTCCGGCACGCATGTCAAGGCGTGGCGTCCGGCCAAGCTGTAG